The following are encoded in a window of Carassius auratus strain Wakin chromosome 6, ASM336829v1, whole genome shotgun sequence genomic DNA:
- the LOC113100444 gene encoding transcription factor MafA-like yields MATDLAMSADLPNSPLAIEYVNDFDLMKFEVKKEPPEAERYCHRLPPGSLSSTPISTPCSSVPSSPSFCAPSPGSQPVQNLGNGVSNNNNNNNNHHQGSSGKPQLEDLYWIPNYQHHISPEALNLTPEDAVEALIGNAHHHHHHHQPYEGYRGQQYVGEDLSAATNGHHHPVHHHQHHHHGHHARIEDRFSDEQLVSMTVRELNRQLRGFSKEEVIRLKQKRRTLKNRGYAQSCRYKRVQQRHMLESEKCTLQSQVEQLKQDVARLIKERDLYKEKYEKLASRTFNGGGGNTRDPSNGTHGKTTSTEFFM; encoded by the coding sequence ATGGCCACCGATCTCGCCATGAGCGCAGATTTGCCCAACAGCCCCCTGGCTATTGAATATGTCAACGACTTCGACCTCATGAAGTTTGAAGTCAAGAAAGAGCCTCCGGAGGCCGAACGCTATTGCCACCGCCTGCCCCCGGGCTCGCTATCCTCCACCCCAATCAGCACACCCTGCTCCTCGGTGCCTTCCTCGCCCAGTTTCTGTGCCCCCAGTCCCGGGTCGCAGCCTGTGCAGAACCTCGGAAATGGcgtcagcaacaacaacaacaacaacaacaaccaccacCAAGGCTCCTCGGGCAAACCTCAGCTGGAAGATCTCTACTGGATTCCCAACTACCAGCATCACATCAGTCCAGAGGCCCTCAACCTGACGCCCGAGGACGCGGTGGAAGCGCTCATCGGTAACGcgcaccaccaccaccatcaccaccagCCCTACGAGGGATATCGCGGTCAGCAGTACGTCGGAGAAGACCTCTCAGCGGCCACGAACGGGCACCACCACCCGGTGCACCACCACCAACATCACCACCACGGCCACCACGCGCGCATCGAGGACCGCTTCTCGGACGAGCAGCTGGTGAGCATGACGGTGCGCGAGCTCAACCGGCAACTGAGAGGCTTCAGCAAAGAAGAGGTGATCCGTCTCAAGCAGAAACGGCGAACCTTGAAGAACCGCGGCTATGCGCAGTCGTGCCGCTACAAGCGCGTGCAGCAGCGCCACATGCTCGAGAGCGAAAAGTGCACGCTCCAGAGCCAGGTGGAGCAACTCAAGCAAGACGTGGCGCGTCTGATCAAAGAGCGGGACCTGTACAAGGAGAAGTACGAGAAGCTCGCGAGCCGAACCTTTAACGGCGGAGGCGGCAACACTCGGGACCCGTCCAACGGCACTCACGGCAAAACCACTTCCACGGAATTCTTCATGTGA